A window of Phycisphaerae bacterium contains these coding sequences:
- a CDS encoding carboxypeptidase regulatory-like domain-containing protein: GWTYTVTDSVTGLPIAGVAVWATTDSAGVNIVAYDTTNESGQVTFYLSAGTYYIWRQKAGYTFDDPDQEVVS; this comes from the coding sequence CGGGCTGGACGTACACGGTGACGGATTCAGTGACCGGCCTGCCGATTGCCGGGGTGGCTGTTTGGGCGACTACGGATTCAGCGGGCGTGAACATCGTGGCCTATGACACGACGAACGAGAGCGGGCAGGTGACGTTCTACCTTTCGGCGGGCACGTACTACATCTGGCGACAGAAGGCTGGGTACACGTTCGATGATCCCGATCAGGAGGTCGTAAGCTGA